The Puntigrus tetrazona isolate hp1 chromosome 3, ASM1883169v1, whole genome shotgun sequence genome contains a region encoding:
- the atp5mc1 gene encoding ATP synthase F(0) complex subunit C1, mitochondrial translates to MYACAKFVTSPAVVRGGSRVLARPVSVVFSRGEARTEQAALLPISEVSLLNVTRGFQTSAASRDIDTAAKFIGAGAATVGVAGSGAGIGTVFGSLIIGYARNPSLKQQLFSYAILGFALSEAMGLFCLMVAFLILFAM, encoded by the exons ATGTACGCTTGTGCTAAGTTTGTCACCTCACCTGCTGTG GTCCGTGGAGGATCCAGGGTTTTGGCCCGGCCTGTTTCAGTGGTGTTCAGCAGAGGTGAAGCAAGAACTGAACAG GCCGCTCTGTTGCCGATCAGTGAAGTGAGCCTTCTCAATGTAACCCGGGGCTTCCAGACCAGTGCTGCATCCAGAGACATCGACACAGCGGCCAAGTTCATTGGTGCTGGAGCTGCCACGGTGGGTGTGGCCGGGTCAGGAGCGGGAATCGGGACCGTGTTCGGCAGCCTCATTATCGGCTATGCCAG GAATCCCTCCCTGAAACAGCAGCTCTTTTCCTACGCCATTTTAGGCTTTGCTCTGTCTGAGGCCATGGGTCTGTTCTGTCTGATGGTGGCGTTCCTCATCCTGTTTGCCATGTAA
- the eve1 gene encoding even-skipped-like1 produces the protein MGRPERCRVAEGRESPVSTVAHADSDQGEEECPRISLLNGIDQSRRHRTAFTREQLTRLEQEYCKESYVSRPRRCELAAALNLPETTIKVWFQNRRMKDKRQRHSLNWPNPLDPNLCAFMVSQAAAGLPYPLLPRLPLHLYSHLGMGSLSGYTSPYSATTRPVDTLHLPPSTYPWLSGLPQPALYSPIQTMHHPAGCHCPHCLHWRPDHLLKPRGGARTATQPKSFGSASG, from the exons ATGGGACGACCTGAGAGATGCAGAG TAGCAGAGGGCAGGGAGTCGCCAGTGTCTACTGTTGCTCACGCTGACAGTGATCAAGGAGAAGAAGAGTGCCCTCGTATTTCACTGCTCAATGGGATAGACCAGAGCCGGCGACACCGGACTGCTTTCACGAGGGAGCAGCTGACCCGCCTTGAGCAAGAATACTGTAAAGAAAGTTACGTGTCTCGCCCCAGACGATGCGAACTGGCGGCGGCGCTCAACTTGCCGGAGACCACAATAAAG GTCTGGTTCCAGAACAGGAGGATGAAGGACAAGAGGCAGCGTCACAGTCTGAACTGGCCTAATCCACTAGACCCAAACCTGTGCGCCTTCATGGTGAGTCAAGCGGCTGCTGGACTCCCCTACCCACTGCTGCCCCGCTTGCCCCTTCATCTATACTCTCATCTGGGCATGGGTAGCCTCTCAGGTTATACAAGCCCCTACAGTGCCACCACAAGGCCAGTGGACACTTTGCACCTCCCTCCCTCAACCTACCCCTGGCTTAGTGGACTTCCACAACCTGCTCTCTATTCCCCCATCCAGACGATGCACCATCCCGCAGGATGCCACTGTCCCCACTGCCTGCACTGGAGACCAGACCACCTGCTTAAACCTAGAGGGGGGGCTAGGACAGCCACACAGCCCAAAAGCTTCGGCAGTGCTTCGGGATGA